In Chryseobacterium gotjawalense, the following are encoded in one genomic region:
- a CDS encoding chloramphenicol acetyltransferase: MKVIDTEKWNRKEHFEFFSKMASPYFGIVTEVDCTKVYEKTKEKGQSFFACYLHKSMAAINSVEELKLRIVDHQVVLFDKIHAGCTIGRADGTFGFAFVNFSDNFETFNNELQEEIRAVQNSSGLRLNNDDVKKDLIRHSTIPWTSFTGLLHPTDFDKTESVPKVTFGKFSIREGKKYLPVSIEAHHGLADGFHLAKYLTEFQRQLDNE; encoded by the coding sequence ATGAAAGTAATCGACACCGAAAAATGGAACAGAAAGGAACATTTTGAATTCTTCTCAAAAATGGCAAGCCCCTATTTTGGTATTGTAACTGAGGTTGACTGTACGAAAGTGTATGAAAAAACCAAAGAAAAAGGACAGTCGTTTTTTGCCTGTTATCTTCATAAATCAATGGCTGCGATCAATTCAGTTGAAGAATTGAAATTAAGAATTGTTGATCATCAGGTAGTATTATTCGATAAGATCCATGCTGGTTGCACGATTGGGAGAGCAGACGGAACTTTTGGATTTGCCTTTGTCAACTTTTCAGATAATTTCGAAACCTTCAATAATGAACTGCAGGAAGAAATCAGAGCCGTACAGAACTCCAGTGGTTTGCGGTTAAACAATGATGATGTAAAAAAAGACTTAATCCGGCATTCGACCATTCCATGGACTTCTTTTACTGGACTATTACATCCTACGGATTTTGACAAAACAGAATCAGTTCCTAAAGTTACCTTTGGGAAGTTTAGTATTCGGGAGGGCAAGAAATATTTACCGGTCTCCATCGAAGCACATCATGGATTAGCAGATGGTTTTCATTTGGCAAAATACCTGACTGAGTTTCAAAGGCAACTTGACAATGAATAG
- a CDS encoding sugar O-acetyltransferase translates to MQETNIFERLRNGETIPANDNQAYKMREASFETKKLSVQMNNSSNPDEIRNLLSQITATEIDESVTVFTPLHINYGKHTKIGKNVFINFDCVFLDLGGITIEDNVLIAPKVSLLSEGHPISPEQRPSLNVGHIHLKKNAWIGANATILQGVTIGENSIVAAGSVVFKDVPDNTMVGGIPSRIIKKI, encoded by the coding sequence ATGCAGGAAACAAATATATTCGAGCGATTAAGAAACGGGGAAACCATTCCGGCAAACGACAACCAGGCTTATAAAATGCGTGAAGCTTCTTTTGAAACGAAAAAATTATCGGTTCAGATGAATAATTCGTCCAACCCTGATGAAATCAGAAATTTATTAAGCCAAATTACAGCCACCGAAATTGACGAAAGTGTAACCGTATTTACTCCTTTGCACATTAATTACGGAAAGCATACTAAAATCGGTAAAAATGTATTTATCAATTTCGATTGTGTGTTTCTGGATTTAGGTGGAATTACCATTGAAGACAATGTGTTGATCGCTCCAAAAGTGAGTTTATTATCTGAAGGTCATCCCATTTCTCCCGAACAAAGACCATCGTTAAATGTTGGGCACATTCACCTCAAAAAAAATGCCTGGATTGGCGCCAATGCCACCATTTTACAGGGGGTAACTATTGGCGAAAATTCAATCGTAGCAGCAGGATCAGTTGTTTTCAAAGATGTTCCTGATAATACCATGGTGGGTGGAATTCCTTCAAGAATAATTAAAAAAATTTAA
- a CDS encoding ATP-binding protein: MEDLLLEFQSKIAGISLNLQRYLVHQIDLSNRLIAVKGARGAGKTTLLLQMAKLHLPLQSTLYVSLDHIYFFDNKLYHLSKQFTQFGGTHLLLDEVHKYPDWSREIKLIYDNFPELNVIFTSSSMLEIYKSESDLSRRAVTYHLKELSFREFITFETGKTVPVYSFLELLEHHNRIATALLDEIKPLPLFEKYLKIGAYPYYRESESLYIQKLQNTINLIIEIDINAVEDLNYDTLVKLKKLLISVASSAPFTPNVTKLSEKVGVSRNMLVQSIKILERAGLVNELYRDTSGIGVLTKPEKLYLNNSNLMYALAKDNTNVGNVRETFFLNQFKGLHEINRSEIADFVIDKTYVFEIGGKNKTKKQITNVENAYVAKDGIEIGFANIIPVWLFGLMY, encoded by the coding sequence ATGGAAGATTTATTGTTGGAATTTCAGTCAAAAATAGCAGGTATATCTTTGAATCTACAGCGCTATCTTGTTCATCAAATAGATTTGAGTAACCGTTTGATTGCGGTAAAAGGCGCAAGAGGTGCCGGAAAAACCACTTTACTTCTGCAAATGGCAAAATTGCATTTACCGCTGCAGTCAACCCTTTATGTAAGTTTAGATCATATTTACTTCTTTGATAACAAACTGTATCATTTGTCAAAACAGTTTACCCAGTTCGGAGGGACTCATCTATTGCTCGATGAGGTTCATAAATACCCGGATTGGTCACGGGAAATCAAATTGATTTACGATAATTTCCCGGAGCTCAATGTTATTTTTACTTCGTCTTCAATGCTCGAAATTTATAAGTCCGAATCGGATTTGAGCAGAAGAGCTGTTACCTATCATTTGAAAGAACTGTCTTTCCGGGAGTTTATCACTTTTGAAACCGGGAAAACAGTTCCTGTTTATTCATTTTTGGAACTGCTGGAACACCATAACCGGATTGCCACAGCACTTTTAGATGAGATAAAACCTTTGCCGTTATTTGAAAAATATCTGAAAATCGGAGCGTATCCTTACTACAGAGAAAGTGAGAGTCTTTATATACAGAAACTGCAAAACACGATTAATCTTATCATTGAAATTGATATCAATGCGGTGGAAGATTTGAATTACGACACGTTGGTAAAGCTGAAAAAATTACTCATCAGCGTGGCTTCAAGTGCGCCGTTTACCCCTAATGTCACGAAACTGAGCGAAAAAGTAGGCGTTTCCAGAAACATGTTGGTGCAAAGCATAAAGATTCTGGAACGTGCAGGATTGGTCAATGAACTTTACAGAGATACTTCGGGTATTGGAGTACTTACCAAACCTGAAAAACTGTATCTGAACAACAGCAACCTGATGTATGCTTTGGCAAAAGATAATACAAATGTTGGAAATGTACGTGAAACATTTTTCCTCAACCAATTCAAGGGTTTACACGAAATAAACCGATCAGAAATTGCCGATTTTGTGATCGACAAAACTTATGTGTTTGAGATTGGAGGAAAAAACAAAACCAAAAAACAAATAACAAACGTAGAAAATGCTTACGTTGCGAAAGACGGTATTGAAATCGGTTTTGCAAATATTATTCCGGTTTGGCTTTTTGGTTTGATGTATTAA
- a CDS encoding helix-turn-helix transcriptional regulator, producing MKNTTVTDGVSMETYLTDCRLKVGRSIREIREKRGQSQEQLADKMNISRSTISKIESGKFNCSIDYLSKFAYFLDFEIILQDSQRNL from the coding sequence GTGAAAAACACAACAGTTACAGACGGGGTTTCTATGGAAACTTACCTTACGGACTGCCGTTTGAAAGTAGGCCGGTCTATCCGGGAAATCCGGGAAAAACGCGGCCAGAGTCAGGAGCAGTTAGCTGATAAAATGAACATCAGCCGCTCCACCATTTCTAAAATTGAAAGCGGGAAATTCAACTGCAGTATTGATTATCTCTCTAAATTCGCATACTTTCTGGATTTTGAAATTATTCTGCAGGATTCTCAGCGGAACCTTTAA
- a CDS encoding amidohydrolase gives MNYSKNISRKNFLRNSALAVAGLTLTPNIMRATSLLNDENSSINGKLILKNVRLETGFQYEEGEVIATKTDLFLIEVENGKILKIAPNNTSAKAVDAKGFLMLPAFKDMHIHLDKTFYGEKWQAVRKRKGGVKGMIELEEQLMPELLKTSTEKAEKMIELLHSKGTSFARSHVNIEPTSKLDSLKNLQKALENKKKTFGAELVAFPQHGVFYKNAVPYLKEAATMDIDFIGGVDPYSIDGAIEKTIDFTVQLALDHQKGIDIHLHESGESGLKTVEYLIDKVNENTALKGKTFLSHCFVLGKLDQNKQEEIAEKLGNAQVGIVSTIPFGKLIMPLPTLQKHGVTVYTGNDSIVDHWNTYGSGSVLEKANLYAQLYGQSTEFLLSRSLKLATANVLPLDDKGNQQWPKAGDDADLVFLDASCSAEAVSRISEVKSLIHKGNMVF, from the coding sequence ATGAATTATTCAAAGAATATATCGCGTAAAAATTTTCTTAGAAATTCAGCATTAGCAGTGGCTGGTCTCACCTTAACTCCCAATATCATGAGGGCAACTTCTCTTTTAAATGATGAAAATAGCTCCATCAACGGAAAACTCATCCTAAAAAATGTAAGGCTCGAAACCGGTTTTCAATATGAAGAAGGGGAAGTGATTGCAACAAAAACAGATTTATTTCTCATCGAAGTGGAAAACGGTAAGATTTTAAAAATAGCTCCAAATAATACCAGTGCAAAAGCAGTTGACGCCAAAGGATTCCTGATGCTTCCGGCGTTTAAAGATATGCACATTCATTTGGATAAAACGTTCTACGGTGAAAAATGGCAGGCAGTAAGAAAAAGAAAAGGCGGTGTAAAAGGAATGATTGAGCTGGAAGAACAACTGATGCCCGAACTGCTGAAAACCTCTACTGAGAAAGCAGAAAAAATGATTGAACTGCTGCATTCCAAAGGAACTTCTTTTGCCAGAAGTCATGTGAATATCGAGCCCACTTCCAAATTAGATTCGTTAAAAAATCTACAGAAAGCTTTAGAAAACAAGAAGAAAACTTTTGGTGCCGAGTTGGTCGCTTTTCCGCAACATGGCGTCTTTTATAAAAATGCTGTCCCTTATTTAAAAGAAGCCGCAACAATGGATATCGATTTTATTGGTGGTGTAGATCCTTACAGCATCGATGGAGCCATTGAGAAGACCATTGATTTTACGGTACAGCTTGCCTTAGACCATCAAAAAGGAATAGATATCCACCTTCACGAAAGCGGAGAATCAGGTTTGAAAACCGTGGAATACCTGATTGATAAAGTCAATGAAAATACGGCTTTGAAAGGAAAAACGTTTCTGAGTCACTGTTTTGTTTTAGGGAAACTGGATCAAAACAAACAGGAAGAGATTGCCGAAAAATTAGGAAATGCCCAGGTAGGAATTGTGTCCACGATTCCTTTTGGAAAACTCATCATGCCACTTCCGACTTTGCAAAAGCATGGAGTAACGGTTTATACAGGAAACGACAGCATCGTAGATCACTGGAATACCTACGGAAGCGGAAGTGTTTTGGAAAAAGCCAATCTCTATGCACAATTGTATGGTCAGTCGACTGAGTTTTTATTATCCAGAAGTTTAAAACTCGCTACGGCGAATGTGCTTCCTCTGGATGATAAAGGAAATCAGCAATGGCCAAAAGCAGGAGATGATGCGGATTTGGTTTTTCTGGATGCGAGTTGTTCGGCCGAAGCAGTTTCGAGGATATCAGAAGTGAAATCATTGATTCATAAGGGAAATATGGTATTTTAA
- a CDS encoding ankyrin repeat domain-containing protein — protein sequence MKILFFLFAFCSVGACKKKTVHHLKENRMQQENLVNLVMQNDIFHVKNALDKGADVNMTDQKGRSLLLIAVVGKQTEMAKVLVAYKADVNLQDTQKDSAFLYAGASGQTELVQLFLKNGARFDVFNRYNGTALIPACERGHVETVKVLAHTKGFPVDHVNRLGWTALMEAVVLGDGSEKYQQIIHILKNAGADLNIPDQDGVTALQHSKSLGFREMVKILES from the coding sequence ATGAAAATTTTATTTTTTCTATTCGCTTTTTGCAGTGTGGGCGCCTGCAAAAAAAAGACCGTTCACCATTTAAAAGAAAACAGAATGCAACAGGAAAATTTAGTGAATCTGGTGATGCAAAATGACATCTTTCACGTAAAAAATGCTTTGGACAAAGGCGCTGACGTTAATATGACCGATCAAAAAGGCAGATCACTCTTACTGATTGCAGTAGTAGGAAAACAAACAGAAATGGCCAAAGTTCTGGTCGCGTATAAAGCAGATGTAAATCTTCAGGACACCCAGAAGGACAGTGCTTTTTTATACGCCGGAGCAAGCGGACAAACCGAATTGGTACAGTTATTTTTGAAAAACGGCGCCCGGTTCGATGTTTTTAACCGTTACAACGGAACGGCTTTGATTCCTGCCTGCGAAAGAGGCCATGTGGAAACCGTAAAAGTTCTCGCCCATACCAAAGGTTTCCCTGTCGATCATGTGAATAGATTGGGATGGACAGCACTCATGGAAGCGGTGGTCCTGGGTGATGGCAGCGAAAAATATCAGCAGATCATCCATATCTTAAAAAATGCAGGTGCGGATTTGAATATTCCTGATCAGGACGGCGTAACCGCTTTACAGCATTCAAAATCATTAGGCTTCAGAGAAATGGTGAAAATATTGGAATCTTAA
- a CDS encoding very short patch repair endonuclease, with protein sequence MPDRHTTKQRSYNMSKIKSKDTKPEILLRKLLFKEGFRYRINNSKLPGKPDIVLKKYKTVIFVNGCFWHGHQDCRYFVMPKTRTEFWSEKIKGNKERDQRNTALLQEEGWNVITVWECELKKNTVEDTVKLLTEKIKGSAENPAE encoded by the coding sequence ATGCCAGACAGACATACAACGAAGCAGCGCAGCTACAACATGAGCAAGATTAAAAGTAAAGATACCAAACCGGAAATACTGCTCAGAAAATTACTTTTCAAAGAAGGTTTCAGATACAGAATAAATAACAGCAAACTTCCGGGGAAACCTGATATCGTACTGAAAAAATACAAAACGGTCATTTTTGTAAACGGCTGTTTCTGGCACGGCCATCAGGACTGCAGGTATTTTGTGATGCCTAAAACGAGAACTGAATTCTGGAGCGAAAAAATCAAAGGAAACAAAGAAAGAGATCAGCGGAACACCGCTCTTCTGCAGGAAGAGGGATGGAATGTTATTACGGTTTGGGAATGTGAGCTGAAAAAAAACACGGTCGAAGACACTGTAAAATTGCTGACAGAAAAAATTAAAGGTTCCGCTGAGAATCCTGCAGAATAA
- a CDS encoding GNAT family N-acetyltransferase, with protein MENITIQKVTIKDLEKLQKIGKATFSETFSSGNTEKNIEKYLTEGFSNEKLTNELNNENSEFYFALSKNNIIGYLKINFGASQTELKDEKALEIERIYVLKEFHGRKAGQILYEKAIEIAQQKNSHYVWLGVWEENPRAIRFYKKNGFIAFDKHIFKLGDDEQTDIMMKLKLR; from the coding sequence ATGGAGAACATCACCATACAGAAAGTAACAATAAAAGATCTTGAGAAACTGCAAAAAATCGGGAAAGCTACTTTTTCGGAAACATTTTCTTCAGGTAACACCGAAAAAAATATAGAAAAATATCTGACCGAGGGATTTTCCAATGAAAAGCTGACGAATGAGTTGAACAATGAAAATTCTGAATTTTATTTTGCGTTATCCAAAAACAACATCATCGGTTATTTAAAAATCAATTTCGGAGCTTCACAAACTGAATTAAAAGATGAAAAAGCCCTTGAAATTGAACGCATTTATGTTCTGAAAGAGTTTCACGGCAGGAAAGCCGGACAGATTCTTTACGAAAAAGCGATTGAAATTGCCCAACAGAAAAATTCGCATTATGTATGGTTAGGAGTTTGGGAAGAAAATCCAAGAGCGATCCGTTTTTATAAAAAGAACGGTTTTATAGCGTTTGATAAGCATATTTTCAAATTAGGAGATGATGAGCAGACTGACATCATGATGAAGCTTAAACTACGCTGA
- a CDS encoding toxin-antitoxin system YwqK family antitoxin: MKPFITIFVLILGFGLGHAQIKEKKEYYSNGTLKHHSYYKTDSDGWPVREGKWKDYYDNGNLKYFTFYVKGKREGKEENYYETGELESVESYKNGISQNDEKTYYKNGKETRAVKNSLGQKIKTTNVNAHFVQVDFPSERQSIQLFTNPLKVEGYYFSGLKFKVPEDGYLYWNFQLQKNNEVDNFYIVSADAEDHDLDKRYFTRMAFKISKDKDQFSDWIIQKSSEKLKANTEYVIYFKSKEVKPRPEKLTFELKLSATNEEKLGAFFKNSFEGGLLRDH, translated from the coding sequence ATGAAACCATTTATTACCATTTTCGTCCTTATTTTAGGATTTGGGTTAGGTCATGCACAAATAAAAGAGAAAAAGGAGTATTATTCCAACGGAACCCTTAAACATCACAGTTATTATAAGACAGATTCAGATGGCTGGCCAGTAAGAGAAGGAAAATGGAAAGACTATTATGATAATGGCAATCTGAAATATTTTACGTTTTATGTTAAGGGCAAACGGGAAGGAAAAGAGGAAAACTATTATGAAACGGGAGAACTGGAGTCTGTGGAAAGTTATAAAAACGGAATCTCTCAAAATGATGAAAAAACTTATTACAAAAATGGAAAAGAAACAAGGGCTGTTAAAAATTCATTAGGACAAAAGATAAAAACGACGAATGTTAATGCGCATTTTGTACAGGTTGACTTTCCCTCAGAACGTCAATCCATTCAATTATTTACCAATCCTCTAAAAGTAGAAGGTTATTATTTTTCAGGTTTAAAGTTTAAAGTACCTGAAGATGGTTATCTTTATTGGAATTTTCAGCTCCAAAAAAACAATGAAGTCGATAACTTTTACATCGTCAGCGCCGATGCAGAGGATCATGACCTTGACAAAAGATACTTTACCCGAATGGCGTTCAAAATTTCTAAGGATAAAGATCAATTCAGCGATTGGATTATCCAAAAATCATCAGAAAAACTCAAAGCAAATACAGAATATGTTATCTATTTTAAATCCAAAGAGGTAAAACCACGACCTGAAAAGCTAACATTTGAACTGAAATTATCGGCAACAAACGAAGAGAAGCTTGGTGCGTTTTTTAAAAACTCTTTTGAAGGTGGGCTTTTGAGAGACCATTAG
- a CDS encoding response regulator transcription factor: MELNRQLHGVQKNLKQNAHGIDDLGSILPAAVMLHDLNEMQPLGVNYMNNWGCERLGTSAEEVNTLGEAYYERYFIKEESLAIFKGIQNYLDEADFSKQYNFFQRVKLHNQTDYTWFYSICKLLEKPTAEATRNQMIILSSPVEGIDRVIGRVSKVLDEDHYIKNHYKQFALLTKQEKNIIDKIAKGKSSKEIAEALFISVHTVRTHRKNIIRKTESTSFAELLKFAMAFELV; encoded by the coding sequence ATGGAACTTAACAGGCAACTTCATGGGGTTCAAAAGAATTTAAAACAGAACGCACATGGCATTGATGATTTGGGCAGTATTCTACCCGCTGCGGTGATGCTGCATGATTTGAATGAAATGCAGCCTTTGGGGGTGAATTACATGAATAATTGGGGATGCGAGCGTTTGGGAACCTCTGCTGAAGAAGTGAATACATTGGGTGAAGCCTATTATGAAAGATATTTTATAAAAGAAGAATCGCTGGCAATTTTTAAAGGAATTCAAAACTACTTGGATGAAGCTGATTTCTCAAAGCAATACAATTTTTTTCAACGGGTAAAACTTCATAACCAGACAGATTACACCTGGTTTTATTCAATCTGTAAACTCCTGGAGAAGCCAACTGCAGAAGCTACACGGAACCAGATGATTATTCTTTCGAGTCCTGTGGAGGGAATAGACCGTGTCATTGGTCGTGTCAGCAAGGTATTGGATGAAGATCATTATATCAAAAACCATTACAAACAATTTGCGTTGCTCACCAAACAGGAAAAAAACATTATTGATAAAATTGCAAAAGGGAAGTCATCAAAAGAAATCGCTGAAGCATTGTTTATTTCCGTGCATACGGTACGCACCCACCGAAAAAATATCATCCGGAAAACCGAGTCTACTTCTTTTGCCGAGCTGCTTAAATTCGCGATGGCTTTTGAATTGGTTTAG
- a CDS encoding Xaa-Pro dipeptidyl-peptidase — MNTLIKSGFLLLTITAFCSADAQNRVKASPVFTNGEAQIVPEFKDANQWIRTDLWVETTFDTDGDGKKDRMHVDVTRPYQTETEGLKLPVIYESSPYYSGVAPDVEGAFWNVSHELGAAGKERVHAEVVRTGTRPIISNSLIATWVPRGFIVVHSSSPGTGLSQGSPTVGGDNESLAPKAVIDWLNGRANGYTSADGNEKVKAYWTTGKVGMTGTSYNGTIPLAAATTGVKGLEVIIPVAPNTSYYHYYRSNGLVRSPGGYLGEDVDVLYDFIHSGDESKRAYSNAKIRDTEMKNGMDRITGDYNSFWAGRDYLNHMPKMKAALLMAHGFNDWNVMPEHSYRIYKKAREMGLETAIYYHQNGHGGPPPFEMMNRWFTHYLFGIDNGIQKEQNKAFIVRENDAPDQPTPYRDYPNPEAKDVTFYLTEGAPKVGGLMMTKAAGQGRETLVDNYSFSGESLARAENTNHRLLYVTPKFSKDLHLSGVPKITVRLASSKPAANLSVWLVSLPWNEGRAAKITDNIITRGWADPQNHASIRKSEPLIPGKYYEISFDLMPDDQIIKKGQQIGLMIFSSDKEFTLHPEPGTELTVDLDRTKLTLPIVGGSEALTNAVTN; from the coding sequence ATGAATACACTAATCAAATCAGGTTTCCTTTTATTAACAATTACTGCATTCTGCTCCGCAGATGCGCAAAACAGGGTAAAAGCAAGCCCTGTTTTTACCAATGGTGAAGCCCAGATCGTACCGGAATTTAAAGATGCCAACCAATGGATCAGAACTGATCTTTGGGTAGAAACGACTTTTGATACCGATGGTGATGGTAAAAAAGACCGCATGCACGTGGATGTTACCCGACCTTATCAAACCGAAACTGAAGGATTAAAGCTTCCGGTCATCTATGAATCGAGTCCTTACTATTCTGGGGTTGCTCCTGATGTAGAAGGTGCTTTCTGGAATGTCAGTCATGAATTGGGAGCAGCCGGAAAAGAACGCGTTCATGCCGAAGTGGTTCGCACAGGGACCCGTCCCATTATTTCCAACTCCCTCATTGCAACCTGGGTACCCCGTGGTTTTATTGTAGTTCACTCCTCTTCTCCGGGTACCGGTTTGTCGCAGGGTTCACCCACCGTGGGCGGCGATAACGAATCTTTAGCTCCAAAAGCCGTCATTGATTGGCTCAACGGCAGGGCAAACGGATACACTTCCGCTGACGGAAATGAAAAAGTAAAAGCGTACTGGACTACCGGAAAAGTAGGCATGACCGGAACTTCCTACAACGGAACTATTCCGCTTGCCGCCGCTACAACTGGCGTAAAAGGCCTGGAAGTGATCATTCCGGTAGCGCCCAATACTTCGTATTACCACTACTACCGTTCTAATGGATTGGTGCGGTCACCCGGTGGCTACTTAGGAGAAGACGTTGATGTTTTGTACGACTTTATTCACAGTGGTGATGAATCTAAACGCGCCTACAGCAATGCGAAAATCCGGGACACCGAAATGAAAAATGGAATGGACCGCATTACCGGTGATTACAACAGTTTTTGGGCAGGACGCGATTACCTTAACCACATGCCGAAGATGAAAGCTGCCCTCTTAATGGCTCACGGTTTTAACGATTGGAATGTGATGCCGGAGCACAGTTACCGTATTTATAAAAAAGCCAGAGAAATGGGCTTGGAAACAGCCATTTACTACCACCAAAATGGTCACGGCGGACCGCCACCCTTCGAAATGATGAATAGATGGTTTACCCATTATTTATTTGGGATTGATAACGGCATCCAGAAAGAACAGAATAAAGCCTTTATCGTTCGCGAGAATGATGCTCCTGATCAGCCAACACCTTACCGGGATTATCCGAACCCGGAAGCGAAAGACGTAACCTTTTATTTAACGGAAGGTGCGCCAAAAGTAGGCGGTTTAATGATGACCAAAGCTGCCGGTCAGGGCAGAGAAACCCTGGTTGATAATTATTCATTTAGCGGTGAAAGTTTAGCCAGAGCTGAAAATACCAATCACCGTTTATTATATGTTACTCCAAAATTTTCAAAAGACCTGCATCTTTCGGGAGTCCCAAAAATCACCGTCAGACTGGCAAGCAGTAAGCCTGCTGCGAATTTATCCGTCTGGTTGGTCTCACTTCCCTGGAATGAGGGCAGAGCAGCAAAAATAACGGACAATATCATTACCCGCGGTTGGGCCGATCCTCAAAACCATGCTTCCATCAGAAAAAGCGAACCTTTAATTCCCGGTAAATACTATGAAATATCCTTCGATTTAATGCCCGACGATCAAATTATCAAAAAAGGACAGCAGATCGGGTTAATGATTTTTTCGAGTGATAAAGAGTTCACCTTACACCCGGAACCGGGAACCGAATTAACCGTTGATCTGGATAGAACAAAGCTGACTTTGCCCATTGTGGGCGGTTCGGAAGCATTGACAAATGCAGTAACGAATTAA
- a CDS encoding tetratricopeptide repeat protein gives MTPKQIERIQFKIAKIRKELAADKKRWGGYYDDSRGLRYLPPELYLRIQDYSGALRYFNWFSKNFPDDSGYPVFLFEWAVTLFKKDRIKEAKAKIIQTDLVNTWIVPAFLEAENSRPPTKVFSNWQMPDVAEDMGYSKHDAELADFAEWLSDFVSSGEASEGNTGNIGV, from the coding sequence ATGACGCCCAAACAGATAGAACGGATTCAGTTTAAGATTGCAAAAATCAGGAAGGAACTTGCCGCCGATAAAAAGAGGTGGGGAGGTTATTACGACGACAGCCGCGGACTGCGGTATCTGCCCCCTGAACTGTACCTCAGGATACAGGATTATTCGGGCGCTCTCCGGTATTTTAACTGGTTCAGTAAGAATTTTCCTGATGATTCAGGGTATCCTGTATTTTTATTCGAGTGGGCCGTTACGCTCTTTAAAAAAGACAGAATCAAAGAGGCAAAGGCCAAAATTATACAGACCGATCTTGTCAATACCTGGATTGTTCCCGCTTTTCTGGAGGCGGAGAACAGCCGTCCGCCTACTAAGGTGTTTTCAAACTGGCAGATGCCGGATGTTGCTGAGGACATGGGTTATTCAAAGCATGATGCTGAACTGGCAGATTTTGCAGAATGGCTTAGTGATTTTGTGAGCAGTGGGGAAGCTTCGGAGGGGAATACCGGAAATATTGGGGTGTAA
- a CDS encoding AraC family transcriptional regulator translates to MNQQSDHFPVLGLQDFSNTENSGGPLLFNELHGERSIDLPHKHDFFILNIFEKGRGTHVIDFISYPIQDHQVHLVFPDQVHHWNIKKGTVGYQLMISRSWLENLLSSLRFSALFYQNHPVITLSEDAFQSVLYEFQCIKKEVKAQNIFWEMVQKRCETIGLMLSRSVEERFKNDEAIHANPVISKFLNLIDLNFKEERSVSFYAEKLHISANYLNIMSKKFLNTSASSLIQNRILLEAKRLLKVSEMSVKDIVYDLGFYDHASFSKFFKSNTGLTPTQFKEKIF, encoded by the coding sequence ATGAACCAACAGTCAGATCACTTTCCCGTCTTGGGTCTTCAGGACTTCAGTAATACTGAAAATTCTGGAGGACCGCTTTTATTCAATGAGCTCCATGGTGAGCGTTCAATCGATCTGCCCCATAAGCATGATTTTTTTATTCTCAATATTTTTGAAAAAGGAAGGGGCACTCATGTCATCGATTTTATTTCGTATCCCATTCAGGATCATCAGGTTCATTTGGTCTTTCCTGATCAGGTACACCACTGGAATATTAAAAAAGGAACGGTAGGCTATCAATTGATGATCAGCAGATCCTGGTTGGAAAATCTTCTTTCGTCGCTCCGGTTTTCAGCTTTGTTTTATCAGAATCATCCGGTTATTACTCTTTCTGAGGATGCCTTCCAGTCTGTTTTGTATGAGTTTCAATGCATTAAAAAAGAAGTGAAAGCACAAAATATCTTTTGGGAAATGGTACAGAAAAGATGTGAAACAATTGGTCTGATGCTAAGCAGATCTGTCGAAGAGCGTTTCAAAAATGATGAGGCAATTCACGCTAATCCTGTTATTTCAAAATTTTTAAATTTAATTGATTTGAATTTCAAAGAAGAGCGGTCTGTTTCTTTTTATGCTGAGAAGCTTCATATTTCGGCGAACTATTTAAACATTATGTCGAAAAAATTTCTCAACACTTCCGCTTCTTCTTTAATTCAGAATAGAATTTTACTCGAAGCTAAACGTCTGCTCAAAGTGTCTGAAATGTCGGTAAAAGATATTGTTTATGATCTTGGTTTCTATGACCATGCGAGTTTTTCGAAATTTTTTAAATCAAATACAGGATTGACACCGACTCAATTCAAAGAGAAGATTTTCTGA